The following proteins are encoded in a genomic region of Micrococcaceae bacterium Sec5.8:
- a CDS encoding SufS family cysteine desulfurase, with amino-acid sequence MVFVPTSESQALPAPALTDDEVLRIRNDFPILARAMGGQPLIYLDSGATSQNPLSVIEAEQEFYEQRNAAVHRGAHLLAVEATDSFEDARETLAAFLGAAADEIIWTSNATEGLNLLSYAFLNSSLPGAAAPAARFALGAGDEIVVTEMEHHANLIPWQQLAERTGATLRFIPVDDAGALDLDAAEGIIGPATRILAFSHASNVLGTINPVRTLVAMAGKAGALTVLDACQSAPHLPLDVKDLGVDFAVLSGHKMLGPTGIGVLYGRSELLNALPPFLTGGSMITTVTMERAAFLPAPQRFEAGTQKVSQAIALAAAANYLTETGMGRIHAWESLLGQRLVEGLTAIPGVRVLGPAPGEERIGLASFDVAGVHAHDVGQFLDSKGIAVRVGHHCAQPLHRRLGLTASTRASTYLYNTTSDVDAFLAAVAGVRAYFRA; translated from the coding sequence GTGGTTTTTGTGCCCACGTCCGAGTCCCAGGCGCTGCCCGCGCCTGCACTGACCGACGATGAGGTGTTGCGGATCCGCAATGACTTCCCCATTCTCGCCAGGGCCATGGGCGGACAACCCTTGATCTACCTGGATTCCGGGGCAACGTCGCAAAATCCGCTGAGCGTCATCGAGGCCGAGCAGGAATTCTATGAGCAGCGCAACGCCGCCGTGCACCGCGGCGCCCACCTCCTTGCCGTCGAGGCCACGGACTCCTTCGAGGACGCCCGCGAAACGCTCGCTGCCTTCCTGGGCGCAGCGGCCGATGAGATCATCTGGACCTCGAACGCCACCGAGGGCCTGAACCTGCTCAGTTACGCGTTTCTGAATTCTTCCCTGCCTGGCGCCGCGGCGCCGGCAGCACGGTTCGCGCTGGGCGCCGGCGACGAGATTGTGGTCACGGAGATGGAACACCACGCCAACCTCATTCCGTGGCAGCAACTTGCTGAGCGGACCGGCGCCACGCTCCGGTTCATCCCCGTCGACGACGCCGGTGCACTTGACCTCGATGCTGCTGAAGGCATCATCGGCCCGGCCACCAGGATCCTCGCCTTCAGCCACGCCTCCAACGTTTTGGGCACCATCAACCCGGTCAGGACCCTGGTGGCGATGGCTGGCAAGGCCGGCGCCCTGACAGTGCTCGACGCCTGCCAGTCCGCGCCGCATCTGCCGCTGGATGTGAAGGATCTCGGTGTCGACTTCGCGGTCCTCTCCGGACACAAGATGCTCGGGCCTACCGGAATCGGCGTGCTGTACGGCCGGTCGGAGTTGCTGAACGCGTTGCCGCCGTTCCTCACCGGCGGATCGATGATCACTACTGTAACGATGGAGCGTGCCGCGTTCCTGCCGGCGCCGCAGCGCTTTGAAGCCGGAACCCAGAAAGTGTCCCAGGCCATCGCGCTCGCCGCGGCGGCCAACTACCTCACGGAAACAGGAATGGGCCGCATCCACGCCTGGGAGTCCCTGCTGGGCCAACGCCTCGTCGAGGGGCTCACCGCAATTCCCGGCGTCCGGGTCCTCGGGCCCGCTCCCGGGGAGGAACGGATCGGCCTCGCCTCGTTCGACGTCGCGGGAGTGCACGCGCACGACGTCGGGCAGTTCCTGGACAGCAAAGGCATCGCTGTCCGGGTGGGCCACCACTGCGCGCAGCCCCTGCACCGCCGCCTGGGACTGACGGCCAGCACCCGGGCGAGCACCTACTTGTACAACACGACGTCGGACGTGGACGCGTTCCTCGCGGCAGTCGCCGGGGTCCGCGCCTACTTCCGAGCCTAA
- a CDS encoding SDR family oxidoreductase, whose protein sequence is MTGTPETPQTASSHTVPPRTVLVTGASGYIGGRLVPRLLEAGHTVKVLVRTPAKIAGVPWLADVEVVQSSLDDGEALQAALDGVDVLYYLVHSMAAGSGFESKEQAMAQTAAKAATDAGVDRIVYLGGLHPAGSELSTHMRSREAVGKVFLDSPVDAVVFQAGVVIGSGSASFEMIRHLSETLPLMPAPSWVRNKIEAIAVRDVLHYLVGAAALDGPINRTFDIGCRQVLSYAGMMQEYAAEAGLPHRVVLALPIPAPKLAGMWVALTTPIPLSMSLPLVESLQHDAVTRERDIDAYIPAPEGGLTPYRRAVALALGKERDGQVATTWASAGADADPLPSDPEWAGHRVYLDERSYSSDVDPKHIWTIIEGIGGQNGWYSMPLAWRVRGLLDKLTGGAGLLRGRRHPHLLAEGEVVDWWRAERIDRGRLLRLRAEMRAPGRAWLELSVEPEGTGSRYRQRAIFFPKGLSGRLYWLAVLPFHSLIFPAMSRNITAAAKALQDAESEPAGHTA, encoded by the coding sequence ATGACCGGCACCCCCGAAACCCCCCAGACCGCATCCTCGCACACCGTTCCGCCCAGGACGGTGCTCGTCACCGGCGCCAGCGGCTATATCGGCGGCCGGCTGGTGCCCAGGCTGCTGGAGGCCGGGCACACCGTGAAGGTCCTGGTCCGGACGCCGGCCAAGATCGCCGGGGTCCCGTGGCTGGCCGACGTCGAGGTGGTTCAAAGCAGCCTCGACGATGGCGAGGCGCTCCAGGCGGCACTGGACGGCGTGGACGTGCTCTACTATCTGGTCCATTCCATGGCTGCCGGGTCGGGCTTTGAATCCAAGGAACAGGCGATGGCCCAGACCGCGGCGAAGGCGGCAACAGACGCCGGCGTGGACAGGATCGTCTACCTGGGCGGCCTGCACCCGGCCGGCTCCGAATTGTCCACCCATATGAGGTCCCGCGAGGCCGTGGGCAAGGTTTTCCTCGACAGCCCGGTGGACGCCGTCGTCTTCCAGGCAGGGGTGGTGATCGGTTCCGGTTCGGCGTCGTTCGAGATGATCCGGCACCTGTCCGAGACCCTGCCCCTGATGCCGGCCCCCAGCTGGGTCCGCAACAAGATCGAGGCGATTGCGGTCCGCGACGTCCTGCACTACCTCGTCGGGGCGGCAGCGCTGGACGGTCCCATCAACCGTACCTTCGACATCGGCTGCCGCCAGGTCCTCAGTTACGCGGGCATGATGCAGGAATACGCCGCAGAGGCCGGGCTCCCCCACCGCGTGGTGCTGGCGCTCCCCATTCCCGCGCCCAAACTTGCGGGCATGTGGGTGGCACTGACCACACCCATTCCGCTGTCAATGTCCCTGCCGCTGGTGGAGTCCCTCCAGCACGACGCCGTCACCCGGGAACGCGACATCGACGCGTACATTCCCGCGCCGGAAGGCGGCCTCACCCCCTACCGCCGGGCAGTGGCGCTCGCCCTGGGCAAGGAGCGCGACGGCCAGGTGGCCACCACCTGGGCCAGCGCGGGCGCCGACGCCGATCCGCTGCCGTCCGACCCCGAGTGGGCCGGCCACCGCGTGTACTTGGATGAACGCAGCTACTCCAGCGACGTGGACCCGAAGCACATCTGGACCATCATCGAAGGGATCGGCGGGCAGAACGGCTGGTACTCCATGCCTCTGGCCTGGCGCGTCCGCGGCCTGCTGGACAAGCTCACCGGCGGAGCCGGGCTGTTGCGCGGCCGCCGCCACCCGCACCTGCTGGCCGAAGGCGAGGTAGTGGACTGGTGGCGGGCGGAGCGGATCGACCGCGGCCGGCTGCTCCGGCTGCGCGCCGAGATGCGTGCCCCCGGCCGGGCCTGGCTGGAGCTCTCGGTGGAGCCGGAAGGAACCGGCAGCCGGTACCGCCAGCGGGCGATCTTCTTCCCCAAGGGCCTCAGCGGGCGGCTGTACTGGCTGGCGGTGCTGCCCTTCCACAGCCTGATCTTCCCGGCGATGTCGCGGAACATCACCGCCGCGGCGAAGGCCCTCCAGGATGCGGAATCGGAGCCTGCCGGGCACACCGCATAG
- a CDS encoding SUF system NifU family Fe-S cluster assembly protein: MSLEQLYQQIILEHAKLRTGSGLAEAPVPADAATGQSHQLNPVCGDEITVRVAVSDGKVAQLRWDGAGCSISMASASVLTELAEGMDVESFTAVIGNFREVLRSRGKVAADPEILGDASAFEGVAKYAARVKCAMISWVAAEDALAQALTP, from the coding sequence ATGAGCCTTGAACAGCTGTACCAGCAGATCATTCTGGAGCACGCGAAGCTGCGCACCGGCAGCGGACTGGCGGAGGCGCCCGTTCCCGCGGACGCGGCCACCGGACAGTCCCACCAGCTCAACCCGGTCTGCGGGGACGAGATCACCGTCCGGGTGGCGGTGTCCGACGGCAAGGTAGCCCAGCTGCGCTGGGACGGGGCGGGATGTTCGATCTCCATGGCGTCGGCCTCGGTCCTCACCGAACTTGCCGAGGGCATGGACGTGGAGAGCTTCACGGCAGTGATCGGTAACTTCCGTGAGGTCCTGCGATCCCGGGGAAAAGTGGCCGCGGACCCGGAGATCCTCGGCGACGCGTCAGCCTTCGAAGGTGTCGCGAAATACGCTGCCAGGGTCAAGTGCGCCATGATTTCCTGGGTTGCGGCCGAGGACGCCCTGGCCCAGGCGCTGACACCCTAG
- a CDS encoding DUF2505 domain-containing protein — protein MALSASTHLPHSVDRVTAVFVNEDFLRHTSALVGGTLESFAVDGDPAGAFSTTTVRTIPTDRMPDMARKFVGESLKVTQLEKWDAPATDGSRQSTITLKVSGAPLDVNAVQRLVTDGGGTRIELEGTVTSSVPFLGGKIADAAEPMVGKALKLQSTQAQAWLESH, from the coding sequence ATGGCATTAAGCGCATCCACCCACCTTCCCCACAGCGTTGACCGCGTCACGGCGGTCTTCGTGAACGAGGACTTCCTGCGCCACACGAGTGCGCTCGTCGGCGGAACCCTGGAGTCTTTCGCGGTGGACGGCGATCCCGCCGGCGCCTTCAGCACCACCACGGTGCGCACCATCCCGACCGACCGGATGCCGGACATGGCCCGCAAGTTCGTCGGTGAAAGCCTGAAAGTGACGCAGCTGGAGAAGTGGGATGCCCCCGCGACTGACGGCTCGCGGCAAAGCACCATCACCCTGAAGGTCTCCGGCGCACCCCTGGACGTCAACGCGGTCCAGCGCCTCGTCACCGACGGCGGCGGCACCCGGATCGAGCTTGAGGGCACGGTCACGTCCTCGGTGCCGTTCCTGGGCGGCAAGATCGCCGACGCGGCGGAGCCGATGGTGGGCAAGGCCCTGAAGCTCCAGTCCACCCAGGCCCAGGCCTGGCTCGAAAGCCACTAG